A genomic stretch from Festucalex cinctus isolate MCC-2025b chromosome 13, RoL_Fcin_1.0, whole genome shotgun sequence includes:
- the tada2a gene encoding transcriptional adapter 2-alpha isoform X1, with translation MDHLSSFGNDPFDKPPCRGCSSYLTEPYIKCAECGPSPFLLCLQVTICPLQCFTRGFEYKKHQSDHKYEIMTSDFPVLEPSWTAQEEMALLEAVMDCGFGNWQDVAYQMRSKSKEECETHYMKNFINNPLFSSTLLGLRKTKDARFADGAIPFKPTEDPPRPTFDSVLSRDMAGYMPARADFMEEFDNYAEWDLKDIDFVDDDSDILRALKLAVVDIYHSRLKERQRRKKIIRDHGLINMRKFQILEHCYPKEVQDLYDIMRRFARVSGPVEHDKFIESHALEFELRREIRRLQEYRKAGIKSFCSAKVYERAKRLREDERRKRTMLCDVLQYIRDGRACQQWLSKQAAIDAGIAPAVAAITTSATGRRSAPPLNLTGLPGTEKLNEREKELCQVVRLVPGAYLEYKQALLNECRRQGGLRLAQARALIKIDVNKTRKIYDFLIKEGCITKA, from the exons ATGGATCATCTTTCTTCCTTTGGAA ACGACCCCTTCGATAAGCCGCCATGCAGAGGCTGCTCGTCGTACCTCACCGAGCCTTACATCAAGTGTGCGGAATGTGGACCTTCACCTTTCCTGCTTTGCCTCCAGGTGACAATTTGTCCACTCCAG tgtTTCACTCGAGGCTTCGAATACAAGAAACATCAAAGTGATCACAAGTATGAAATCATG ACGTCAGACTTCCCCGTTCTGGAGCCCAGCTGGACGGCGCAGGAGGAGATGGCTCTGCTTGAGGCTGTGATGGATTGCGGATTTGGCAACTG GCAGGACGTGGCCTACCAGATGCGCAGCAAAAGCAAGGAGGAGTGCGAGACTCACTACATGAAGAACTTCATCAACAATCCTCTCTTCTCCTCCACGCTGCTCGGCCTGCGCAAGACCAAAGACGCTCGCTTCGCCGACGGCGCCATTCCGTTTAAAC CGACCGAAGACCCGCCTCGGCCCACGTTTGACTCGGTGCTGTCCAGGGACATGGCGGGATACATGCCGGCCAGAGCTGACTTCATGGAG GAGTTTGACAACTATGCGGAATGGGATCTGAAAGACATCGACTTTGTGGACGATGACTCCGACATCCTGCGCG CACTCAAGCTGGCTGTGGTGGATATCTATCATTCAAGATTAAAAGAGCGACAGCGAAGGAAGAA gattaTTCGCGATCACGGACTCATCAACATGCGCAAATTCCAGA TCCTGGAGCATTGCTACCCGAAGGAGGTTCAGGATCTCTATGACATCATGAGACGATTCGCACGAGTCAGCGGACCCGTCGAGCACGACAAATTCATCGAGAGTCACGCGC TGGAGTTTGAGCTGCGTCGCGAGATCCGCAGGCTGCAGGAGTACCGCAAGGCCGGGATCAAGTCTTTCTGCA GCGCCAAAGTGTACGAGCGCGCCAAGCGTCTGCGCGAGGACGAGCGTCGCAAGAGGACCATGTTGTGCGACGTCTTGCAGTACATCCGGGACGGACGAGCGTGCCAGCAGTGGCTCAGCAAGCAGGCCGCCAT AGATGCTGGCATCGCACCGGCTGTCGCCGCCATCACGACGTCAG CGACAGGCCGACGCAGCGCGCCTCCCCTCAACCTGACCGGACTGCCGGGCACAGAGAAGCTCAACGAGCGAGAGAAAGAG TTGTGCCAGGTGGTGCGCTTGGTGCCCGGCGCGTACCTGGAGTACAAGCAGGCCCTGCTGAACGAGTGCCGGCGTCAGGGCGGCCTGCGGCTGGCTCAGGCGCGAGCGCTCATCAAGATCGACGTCAACAAGACGCGCAAGATTTACGACTTCCTCATCAAGGAGGGTTGCATCACCAAGGCCTAG
- the tada2a gene encoding transcriptional adapter 2-alpha isoform X3, with protein sequence MTSDFPVLEPSWTAQEEMALLEAVMDCGFGNWQDVAYQMRSKSKEECETHYMKNFINNPLFSSTLLGLRKTKDARFADGAIPFKPTEDPPRPTFDSVLSRDMAGYMPARADFMEEFDNYAEWDLKDIDFVDDDSDILRALKLAVVDIYHSRLKERQRRKKIIRDHGLINMRKFQILEHCYPKEVQDLYDIMRRFARVSGPVEHDKFIESHALEFELRREIRRLQEYRKAGIKSFCSAKVYERAKRLREDERRKRTMLCDVLQYIRDGRACQQWLSKQAAIDAGIAPAVAAITTSATGRRSAPPLNLTGLPGTEKLNEREKELCQVVRLVPGAYLEYKQALLNECRRQGGLRLAQARALIKIDVNKTRKIYDFLIKEGCITKA encoded by the exons ATG ACGTCAGACTTCCCCGTTCTGGAGCCCAGCTGGACGGCGCAGGAGGAGATGGCTCTGCTTGAGGCTGTGATGGATTGCGGATTTGGCAACTG GCAGGACGTGGCCTACCAGATGCGCAGCAAAAGCAAGGAGGAGTGCGAGACTCACTACATGAAGAACTTCATCAACAATCCTCTCTTCTCCTCCACGCTGCTCGGCCTGCGCAAGACCAAAGACGCTCGCTTCGCCGACGGCGCCATTCCGTTTAAAC CGACCGAAGACCCGCCTCGGCCCACGTTTGACTCGGTGCTGTCCAGGGACATGGCGGGATACATGCCGGCCAGAGCTGACTTCATGGAG GAGTTTGACAACTATGCGGAATGGGATCTGAAAGACATCGACTTTGTGGACGATGACTCCGACATCCTGCGCG CACTCAAGCTGGCTGTGGTGGATATCTATCATTCAAGATTAAAAGAGCGACAGCGAAGGAAGAA gattaTTCGCGATCACGGACTCATCAACATGCGCAAATTCCAGA TCCTGGAGCATTGCTACCCGAAGGAGGTTCAGGATCTCTATGACATCATGAGACGATTCGCACGAGTCAGCGGACCCGTCGAGCACGACAAATTCATCGAGAGTCACGCGC TGGAGTTTGAGCTGCGTCGCGAGATCCGCAGGCTGCAGGAGTACCGCAAGGCCGGGATCAAGTCTTTCTGCA GCGCCAAAGTGTACGAGCGCGCCAAGCGTCTGCGCGAGGACGAGCGTCGCAAGAGGACCATGTTGTGCGACGTCTTGCAGTACATCCGGGACGGACGAGCGTGCCAGCAGTGGCTCAGCAAGCAGGCCGCCAT AGATGCTGGCATCGCACCGGCTGTCGCCGCCATCACGACGTCAG CGACAGGCCGACGCAGCGCGCCTCCCCTCAACCTGACCGGACTGCCGGGCACAGAGAAGCTCAACGAGCGAGAGAAAGAG TTGTGCCAGGTGGTGCGCTTGGTGCCCGGCGCGTACCTGGAGTACAAGCAGGCCCTGCTGAACGAGTGCCGGCGTCAGGGCGGCCTGCGGCTGGCTCAGGCGCGAGCGCTCATCAAGATCGACGTCAACAAGACGCGCAAGATTTACGACTTCCTCATCAAGGAGGGTTGCATCACCAAGGCCTAG
- the tada2a gene encoding transcriptional adapter 2-alpha isoform X2 → MDHLSSFGNDPFDKPPCRGCSSYLTEPYIKCAECGPSPFLLCLQCFTRGFEYKKHQSDHKYEIMTSDFPVLEPSWTAQEEMALLEAVMDCGFGNWQDVAYQMRSKSKEECETHYMKNFINNPLFSSTLLGLRKTKDARFADGAIPFKPTEDPPRPTFDSVLSRDMAGYMPARADFMEEFDNYAEWDLKDIDFVDDDSDILRALKLAVVDIYHSRLKERQRRKKIIRDHGLINMRKFQILEHCYPKEVQDLYDIMRRFARVSGPVEHDKFIESHALEFELRREIRRLQEYRKAGIKSFCSAKVYERAKRLREDERRKRTMLCDVLQYIRDGRACQQWLSKQAAIDAGIAPAVAAITTSATGRRSAPPLNLTGLPGTEKLNEREKELCQVVRLVPGAYLEYKQALLNECRRQGGLRLAQARALIKIDVNKTRKIYDFLIKEGCITKA, encoded by the exons ATGGATCATCTTTCTTCCTTTGGAA ACGACCCCTTCGATAAGCCGCCATGCAGAGGCTGCTCGTCGTACCTCACCGAGCCTTACATCAAGTGTGCGGAATGTGGACCTTCACCTTTCCTGCTTTGCCTCCAG tgtTTCACTCGAGGCTTCGAATACAAGAAACATCAAAGTGATCACAAGTATGAAATCATG ACGTCAGACTTCCCCGTTCTGGAGCCCAGCTGGACGGCGCAGGAGGAGATGGCTCTGCTTGAGGCTGTGATGGATTGCGGATTTGGCAACTG GCAGGACGTGGCCTACCAGATGCGCAGCAAAAGCAAGGAGGAGTGCGAGACTCACTACATGAAGAACTTCATCAACAATCCTCTCTTCTCCTCCACGCTGCTCGGCCTGCGCAAGACCAAAGACGCTCGCTTCGCCGACGGCGCCATTCCGTTTAAAC CGACCGAAGACCCGCCTCGGCCCACGTTTGACTCGGTGCTGTCCAGGGACATGGCGGGATACATGCCGGCCAGAGCTGACTTCATGGAG GAGTTTGACAACTATGCGGAATGGGATCTGAAAGACATCGACTTTGTGGACGATGACTCCGACATCCTGCGCG CACTCAAGCTGGCTGTGGTGGATATCTATCATTCAAGATTAAAAGAGCGACAGCGAAGGAAGAA gattaTTCGCGATCACGGACTCATCAACATGCGCAAATTCCAGA TCCTGGAGCATTGCTACCCGAAGGAGGTTCAGGATCTCTATGACATCATGAGACGATTCGCACGAGTCAGCGGACCCGTCGAGCACGACAAATTCATCGAGAGTCACGCGC TGGAGTTTGAGCTGCGTCGCGAGATCCGCAGGCTGCAGGAGTACCGCAAGGCCGGGATCAAGTCTTTCTGCA GCGCCAAAGTGTACGAGCGCGCCAAGCGTCTGCGCGAGGACGAGCGTCGCAAGAGGACCATGTTGTGCGACGTCTTGCAGTACATCCGGGACGGACGAGCGTGCCAGCAGTGGCTCAGCAAGCAGGCCGCCAT AGATGCTGGCATCGCACCGGCTGTCGCCGCCATCACGACGTCAG CGACAGGCCGACGCAGCGCGCCTCCCCTCAACCTGACCGGACTGCCGGGCACAGAGAAGCTCAACGAGCGAGAGAAAGAG TTGTGCCAGGTGGTGCGCTTGGTGCCCGGCGCGTACCTGGAGTACAAGCAGGCCCTGCTGAACGAGTGCCGGCGTCAGGGCGGCCTGCGGCTGGCTCAGGCGCGAGCGCTCATCAAGATCGACGTCAACAAGACGCGCAAGATTTACGACTTCCTCATCAAGGAGGGTTGCATCACCAAGGCCTAG